In Oncorhynchus keta strain PuntledgeMale-10-30-2019 unplaced genomic scaffold, Oket_V2 Un_contig_4917_pilon_pilon, whole genome shotgun sequence, a single genomic region encodes these proteins:
- the LOC127925014 gene encoding uncharacterized protein LOC127925014 isoform X17, translating into MRDQMCGELMTGQVCGELMTGQACGELMTGQVCGELMTGQVCGELMTGQACGELMTGQACGELVKGQACGELMTGQACGELVTGQACGELMTGQACGELVTGQACGELVTGQACGELVTGQACGELVTGQACGELVTGQACGELVTGQACGELMTGQACGELMTGQACGELVTGQACGELVTGQACGELMTGQACGELMTGQACGELMTGQACGELMTGQACGELMTGQACGELMTGQACGELMTGQACGELMTGL; encoded by the exons ATGAGGGACCAGATGTGTGGTGAGTTGATGACAGGTCAGGTGTGTGGCGAGTTGATGACAGGTCAGGCGTGTGGTGAGTTGATGACAGGTCAGGTGTGTGGTGAGTTGATGACAGGTCAGGTGTGTGGTGAGTTGATGACAGGTCAGGCGTGTGGCGAGTTGATGACAGGTCAGGCGTGTGGTGAGTTGGTGAAAGGTCAGGCGTGTGGCGAGTTGATGACAGGTCAGGCGTGTGGCGAGTTGGTGACAG GTCAGGCGTGTGGCGAGTTGATGACAGGTCAGGCGTGTGGCGAGTTGGTGACAGGTCAGGCGTGTGGTGAGTTGGTGACAGGTCAGGCGTGTGGCGAGTTGGTGACAGGTCAGGCGTGTGGCGAGTTGGTGACAGGTCAGGCGTGTGGCGAGTTGGTGACAGGTCAGGCGTGTGGCGAGTTGGTGACAGGTCAGGCGTGTGGCGAGTTGATGACAGGTCAGGCGTGTGGTGAGTTGATGACAGGTCAGGCGTGTGGTGAGTTGGTGACAGGTCAGGCGTGTGGCGAGTTGGTGACAGGTCAGGCGTGTGGTGAGTTGATGACAGGTCAGGCGTGTGGTGAGTTGATGACAGGTCAG GCGTGTGGTGAGTTGATGACAG GTCAGGCGTGTGGTGAGTTGATGACAGGTCAGGCGTGTGGCGAGTTGATGACAGGTCAGGCGTGTGGCGAGTTGATGACAGGTCAGGCGTGTGGCGAGTTGATGACAGGTCAGGCGTGTGGCGAGTTGATGACAGGTCTATGA
- the LOC127925014 gene encoding uncharacterized protein LOC127925014 isoform X9, translated as MRDQMCGELMTGQVCGELMTGQACGELMTGQVCGELMTGQVCGELMTGQACGELMTGQACGELVKGQACGELMTGQACGELVTGQACGELMTGQACGELVTGQACGELVTGQACGELVTGQACGELVTGQACGELVTGQACGELVTGQACGELMTGQACGELMTGQACGELVTGQACGELVTGQACGELMTGQACGELMTGQACGELMTGQVCGELMTGQACGELMTGQACGELMTGQACGELMTGQACGELMTGQACGELMTGQACGELMTGL; from the exons ATGAGGGACCAGATGTGTGGTGAGTTGATGACAGGTCAGGTGTGTGGCGAGTTGATGACAGGTCAGGCGTGTGGTGAGTTGATGACAGGTCAGGTGTGTGGTGAGTTGATGACAGGTCAGGTGTGTGGTGAGTTGATGACAGGTCAGGCGTGTGGCGAGTTGATGACAGGTCAGGCGTGTGGTGAGTTGGTGAAAGGTCAGGCGTGTGGCGAGTTGATGACAGGTCAGGCGTGTGGCGAGTTGGTGACAG GTCAGGCGTGTGGCGAGTTGATGACAGGTCAGGCGTGTGGCGAGTTGGTGACAGGTCAGGCGTGTGGTGAGTTGGTGACAGGTCAGGCGTGTGGCGAGTTGGTGACAGGTCAGGCGTGTGGCGAGTTGGTGACAGGTCAGGCGTGTGGCGAGTTGGTGACAGGTCAGGCGTGTGGCGAGTTGGTGACAGGTCAGGCGTGTGGCGAGTTGATGACAGGTCAGGCGTGTGGTGAGTTGATGACAGGTCAGGCGTGTGGTGAGTTGGTGACAGGTCAGGCGTGTGGCGAGTTGGTGACAGGTCAGGCGTGTGGTGAGTTGATGACAGGTCAGGCGTGTGGTGAGTTGATGACAGGTCAG GCGTGTGGTGAGTTGATGACAGGTCAGGTGTGTGGCGAGTTGATGACAGGTCAGGCGTGTGGTGAGTTGATGACAG GTCAGGCGTGTGGTGAGTTGATGACAGGTCAGGCGTGTGGCGAGTTGATGACAGGTCAGGCGTGTGGCGAGTTGATGACAGGTCAGGCGTGTGGCGAGTTGATGACAGGTCAGGCGTGTGGCGAGTTGATGACAGGTCTATGA
- the LOC127925014 gene encoding uncharacterized protein LOC127925014 isoform X7: MRDQMCGELMTGQVCGELMTGQACGELMTGQVCGELMTGQVCGELMTGQACGELMTGQACGELVKGQACGELMTGQACGELVTGQACGELMTGQACGELVTGQACGELVTGQACGELVTGQACGELVTGQACGELVTGQACGELVTGQACGELMTGQACGELMTGQACGELVTGQACGELVTGQACGELMTGQACGELMTGQVCGELMTGQACGELVTGQACGELMTGQACGELMTGQACGELMTGQACGELMTGQACGELMTGQACGELMTGL, encoded by the exons ATGAGGGACCAGATGTGTGGTGAGTTGATGACAGGTCAGGTGTGTGGCGAGTTGATGACAGGTCAGGCGTGTGGTGAGTTGATGACAGGTCAGGTGTGTGGTGAGTTGATGACAGGTCAGGTGTGTGGTGAGTTGATGACAGGTCAGGCGTGTGGCGAGTTGATGACAGGTCAGGCGTGTGGTGAGTTGGTGAAAGGTCAGGCGTGTGGCGAGTTGATGACAGGTCAGGCGTGTGGCGAGTTGGTGACAG GTCAGGCGTGTGGCGAGTTGATGACAGGTCAGGCGTGTGGCGAGTTGGTGACAGGTCAGGCGTGTGGTGAGTTGGTGACAGGTCAGGCGTGTGGCGAGTTGGTGACAGGTCAGGCGTGTGGCGAGTTGGTGACAGGTCAGGCGTGTGGCGAGTTGGTGACAGGTCAGGCGTGTGGCGAGTTGGTGACAGGTCAGGCGTGTGGCGAGTTGATGACAGGTCAGGCGTGTGGTGAGTTGATGACAGGTCAGGCGTGTGGTGAGTTGGTGACAGGTCAGGCGTGTGGCGAGTTGGTGACAGGTCAGGCGTGTGGTGAGTTGATGACAGGTCAGGCGTGTGGTGAGTTGATGACAGGTCAGGTGTGTGGTGAGTTGATGACAGGTCAGGCGTGTGGTGAGTTGGTGACAGGTCAGGCGTGTGGTGAGTTGATGACAG GTCAGGCGTGTGGTGAGTTGATGACAGGTCAGGCGTGTGGCGAGTTGATGACAGGTCAGGCGTGTGGCGAGTTGATGACAGGTCAGGCGTGTGGCGAGTTGATGACAGGTCAGGCGTGTGGCGAGTTGATGACAGGTCTATGA
- the LOC127925014 gene encoding uncharacterized protein LOC127925014 isoform X10: MRDQMCGELMTGQVCGELMTGQACGELMTGQVCGELMTGQVCGELMTGQACGELMTGQACGELVKGQACGELMTGQACGELVTGQACGELMTGQACGELVTGQACGELVTGQACGELVTGQACGELVTGQACGELVTGQACGELVTGQACGELVTGQACGELMTGQACGELVTGQVCGELMTGQACGELVTGQACGELMTCQVCGELMTGQACGELMTGQACGELMTGQACGELMTGQACGELMTGQACGELMTGQACGELMTGQACGELMTGL; encoded by the exons ATGAGGGACCAGATGTGTGGTGAGTTGATGACAGGTCAGGTGTGTGGCGAGTTGATGACAGGTCAGGCGTGTGGTGAGTTGATGACAGGTCAGGTGTGTGGTGAGTTGATGACAGGTCAGGTGTGTGGTGAGTTGATGACAGGTCAGGCGTGTGGCGAGTTGATGACAGGTCAGGCGTGTGGTGAGTTGGTGAAAGGTCAGGCGTGTGGCGAGTTGATGACAGGTCAGGCGTGTGGCGAGTTGGTGACAG GTCAGGCGTGTGGCGAGTTGATGACAGGTCAGGCGTGTGGCGAGTTGGTGACAGGTCAGGCGTGTGGTGAGTTGGTGACAGGTCAGGCGTGTGGCGAGTTGGTGACAGGTCAGGCGTGTGGCGAGTTGGTGACAGGTCAGGCGTGTGGCGAGTTGGTGACAGGTCAGGCGTGTGGCGAGTTGGTGACAG GTCAGGCGTGTGGTGAGTTGGTGACAG GTCAGGCGTGTGGCGAGTTGATGACAGGTCAGGCGTGTGGCGAGTTGGTGACAGGTCAGGTGTGTGGCGAGTTGATGACAGGTCAGGCGTGTGGCGAGTTGGTGACAGGTCAGGCGTGTGGCGAGTTGATGACATGTCAG GTGTGTGGCGAGTTGATGACAGGTCAGGCGTGTGGTGAGTTGATGACAG GTCAGGCGTGTGGCGAGTTGATGACAGGTCAGGCGTGTGGTGAGTTGATGACAGGTCAGGCGTGTGGCGAGTTGATGACAGGTCAGGCGTGTGGCGAGTTGATGACAGGTCAGGCGTGTGGCGAGTTGATGACAGGTCAGGCGTGTGGCGAGTTGATGACAGGTCTATGA
- the LOC127925014 gene encoding uncharacterized protein LOC127925014 isoform X16, with translation MRDQMCGELMTGQVCGELMTGQACGELMTGQVCGELMTGQVCGELMTGQACGELMTGQACGELVKGQACGELMTGQACGELVTGQACGELMTGQACGELVTGQACGELVTGQACGELVTGQACGELVTGQACGELVTGQACGELVTGQACGELMTGQACGELVTGQVCGELMTGQACGELVTGQACGELMTCQVCGELMTGQACGELMTGQACGELMTGQACGELMTGQACGELMTGQACGELMTGQACGELMTGQACGELMTGL, from the exons ATGAGGGACCAGATGTGTGGTGAGTTGATGACAGGTCAGGTGTGTGGCGAGTTGATGACAGGTCAGGCGTGTGGTGAGTTGATGACAGGTCAGGTGTGTGGTGAGTTGATGACAGGTCAGGTGTGTGGTGAGTTGATGACAGGTCAGGCGTGTGGCGAGTTGATGACAGGTCAGGCGTGTGGTGAGTTGGTGAAAGGTCAGGCGTGTGGCGAGTTGATGACAGGTCAGGCGTGTGGCGAGTTGGTGACAG GTCAGGCGTGTGGCGAGTTGATGACAGGTCAGGCGTGTGGCGAGTTGGTGACAGGTCAGGCGTGTGGTGAGTTGGTGACAGGTCAGGCGTGTGGCGAGTTGGTGACAGGTCAGGCGTGTGGCGAGTTGGTGACAGGTCAGGCGTGTGGCGAGTTGGTGACAG GTCAGGCGTGTGGTGAGTTGGTGACAG GTCAGGCGTGTGGCGAGTTGATGACAGGTCAGGCGTGTGGCGAGTTGGTGACAGGTCAGGTGTGTGGCGAGTTGATGACAGGTCAGGCGTGTGGCGAGTTGGTGACAGGTCAGGCGTGTGGCGAGTTGATGACATGTCAG GTGTGTGGCGAGTTGATGACAGGTCAGGCGTGTGGTGAGTTGATGACAG GTCAGGCGTGTGGCGAGTTGATGACAGGTCAGGCGTGTGGTGAGTTGATGACAGGTCAGGCGTGTGGCGAGTTGATGACAGGTCAGGCGTGTGGCGAGTTGATGACAGGTCAGGCGTGTGGCGAGTTGATGACAGGTCAGGCGTGTGGCGAGTTGATGACAGGTCTATGA
- the LOC127925014 gene encoding uncharacterized protein LOC127925014 isoform X21 — MRDQMCGELMTGQVCGELMTGQACGELMTGQVCGELMTGQVCGELMTGQACGELMTGQACGELVKGQACGELMTGQACGELVTGQACGELMTGQACGELVTGQACGELVTGQACGELVTGQACGELVTGQACGELVTGQACGELMTGQACGELVTGQVCGELMTGQACGELVTGQACGELMTCQVCGELMTGQACGELMTGQACGELMTGQACGELMTGQACGELMTGQACGELMTGQACGELMTGQACGELMTGL, encoded by the exons ATGAGGGACCAGATGTGTGGTGAGTTGATGACAGGTCAGGTGTGTGGCGAGTTGATGACAGGTCAGGCGTGTGGTGAGTTGATGACAGGTCAGGTGTGTGGTGAGTTGATGACAGGTCAGGTGTGTGGTGAGTTGATGACAGGTCAGGCGTGTGGCGAGTTGATGACAGGTCAGGCGTGTGGTGAGTTGGTGAAAGGTCAGGCGTGTGGCGAGTTGATGACAGGTCAGGCGTGTGGCGAGTTGGTGACAG GTCAGGCGTGTGGCGAGTTGATGACAGGTCAGGCGTGTGGCGAGTTGGTGACAGGTCAGGCGTGTGGTGAGTTGGTGACAGGTCAGGCGTGTGGCGAGTTGGTGACAGGTCAGGCGTGTGGCGAGTTGGTGACAG GTCAGGCGTGTGGTGAGTTGGTGACAG GTCAGGCGTGTGGCGAGTTGATGACAGGTCAGGCGTGTGGCGAGTTGGTGACAGGTCAGGTGTGTGGCGAGTTGATGACAGGTCAGGCGTGTGGCGAGTTGGTGACAGGTCAGGCGTGTGGCGAGTTGATGACATGTCAG GTGTGTGGCGAGTTGATGACAGGTCAGGCGTGTGGTGAGTTGATGACAG GTCAGGCGTGTGGCGAGTTGATGACAGGTCAGGCGTGTGGTGAGTTGATGACAGGTCAGGCGTGTGGCGAGTTGATGACAGGTCAGGCGTGTGGCGAGTTGATGACAGGTCAGGCGTGTGGCGAGTTGATGACAGGTCAGGCGTGTGGCGAGTTGATGACAGGTCTATGA
- the LOC127925014 gene encoding uncharacterized protein LOC127925014 isoform X8, with translation MRDQMCGELMTGQVCGELMTGQACGELMTGQVCGELMTGQVCGELMTGQACGELMTGQACGELVKGQACGELMTGQACGELVTGQACGELMTGQACGELVTGQACGELVTGQACGELVTGQACGELVTGQACGELVTGQACGELVTGQACGELMTGQACGELMTGQACGELVTGQACGELVTGQACGELMTGQACGELMTGQACGELMTGQACGELMTGQACGELMTGQACGELMTGQACGELMTGQACGELMTGQACGELMTGQACGELMTGL, from the exons ATGAGGGACCAGATGTGTGGTGAGTTGATGACAGGTCAGGTGTGTGGCGAGTTGATGACAGGTCAGGCGTGTGGTGAGTTGATGACAGGTCAGGTGTGTGGTGAGTTGATGACAGGTCAGGTGTGTGGTGAGTTGATGACAGGTCAGGCGTGTGGCGAGTTGATGACAGGTCAGGCGTGTGGTGAGTTGGTGAAAGGTCAGGCGTGTGGCGAGTTGATGACAGGTCAGGCGTGTGGCGAGTTGGTGACAG GTCAGGCGTGTGGCGAGTTGATGACAGGTCAGGCGTGTGGCGAGTTGGTGACAGGTCAGGCGTGTGGTGAGTTGGTGACAGGTCAGGCGTGTGGCGAGTTGGTGACAGGTCAGGCGTGTGGCGAGTTGGTGACAGGTCAGGCGTGTGGCGAGTTGGTGACAGGTCAGGCGTGTGGCGAGTTGGTGACAGGTCAGGCGTGTGGCGAGTTGATGACAGGTCAGGCGTGTGGTGAGTTGATGACAGGTCAGGCGTGTGGTGAGTTGGTGACAGGTCAGGCGTGTGGCGAGTTGGTGACAGGTCAGGCGTGTGGTGAGTTGATGACAGGTCAGGCGTGTGGTGAGTTGATGACAGGTCAG GCGTGTGGTGAGTTGATGACAG GTCAGGCGTGTGGTGAGTTGATGACAG GTCAGGCGTGTGGCGAGTTGATGACAGGTCAGGCGTGTGGTGAGTTGATGACAGGTCAGGCGTGTGGCGAGTTGATGACAGGTCAGGCGTGTGGCGAGTTGATGACAGGTCAGGCGTGTGGCGAGTTGATGACAGGTCAGGCGTGTGGCGAGTTGATGACAGGTCTATGA
- the LOC127925014 gene encoding uncharacterized protein LOC127925014 isoform X11 produces the protein MRDQMCGELMTGQVCGELMTGQACGELMTGQVCGELMTGQVCGELMTGQACGELMTGQACGELVKGQACGELMTGQACGELVTGQACGELMTGQACGELVTGQACGELVTGQACGELVTGQACGELVTGQACGELVTGQACGELVTGQACGELMTGQACGELMTGQACGELVTGQACGELVTGQACGELMTGQACGELMTGQVCGELMTGQACGELMTGQACGELMTGQACGELMTGQACGELMTGQACGELMTGQACGELMTGL, from the exons ATGAGGGACCAGATGTGTGGTGAGTTGATGACAGGTCAGGTGTGTGGCGAGTTGATGACAGGTCAGGCGTGTGGTGAGTTGATGACAGGTCAGGTGTGTGGTGAGTTGATGACAGGTCAGGTGTGTGGTGAGTTGATGACAGGTCAGGCGTGTGGCGAGTTGATGACAGGTCAGGCGTGTGGTGAGTTGGTGAAAGGTCAGGCGTGTGGCGAGTTGATGACAGGTCAGGCGTGTGGCGAGTTGGTGACAG GTCAGGCGTGTGGCGAGTTGATGACAGGTCAGGCGTGTGGCGAGTTGGTGACAGGTCAGGCGTGTGGTGAGTTGGTGACAGGTCAGGCGTGTGGCGAGTTGGTGACAGGTCAGGCGTGTGGCGAGTTGGTGACAGGTCAGGCGTGTGGCGAGTTGGTGACAGGTCAGGCGTGTGGCGAGTTGGTGACAGGTCAGGCGTGTGGCGAGTTGATGACAGGTCAGGCGTGTGGTGAGTTGATGACAGGTCAGGCGTGTGGTGAGTTGGTGACAGGTCAGGCGTGTGGCGAGTTGGTGACAGGTCAGGCGTGTGGTGAGTTGATGACAGGTCAGGCGTGTGGTGAGTTGATGACAGGTCAGGTGTGTGGTGAGTTGATGACAG GTCAGGCGTGTGGCGAGTTGATGACAGGTCAGGCGTGTGGTGAGTTGATGACAGGTCAGGCGTGTGGCGAGTTGATGACAGGTCAGGCGTGTGGCGAGTTGATGACAGGTCAGGCGTGTGGCGAGTTGATGACAGGTCAGGCGTGTGGCGAGTTGATGACAGGTCTATGA
- the LOC127925014 gene encoding uncharacterized protein LOC127925014 isoform X5, translated as MRDQMCGELMTGQVCGELMTGQACGELMTGQVCGELMTGQVCGELMTGQACGELMTGQACGELVKGQACGELMTGQACGELVTGQACGELMTGQACGELVTGQACGELVTGQACGELVTGQACGELVTGQACGELVTGQACGELVTGQACGELMTGQACGELMTGQACGELVTGQACGELVTGQACGELMTGQACGELMTGQVCGELMTGQACGELMTCQVCGELMTGQACGELMTGQACGELMTGQACGELMTGQACGELMTGQACGELMTGQACGELMTGL; from the exons ATGAGGGACCAGATGTGTGGTGAGTTGATGACAGGTCAGGTGTGTGGCGAGTTGATGACAGGTCAGGCGTGTGGTGAGTTGATGACAGGTCAGGTGTGTGGTGAGTTGATGACAGGTCAGGTGTGTGGTGAGTTGATGACAGGTCAGGCGTGTGGCGAGTTGATGACAGGTCAGGCGTGTGGTGAGTTGGTGAAAGGTCAGGCGTGTGGCGAGTTGATGACAGGTCAGGCGTGTGGCGAGTTGGTGACAG GTCAGGCGTGTGGCGAGTTGATGACAGGTCAGGCGTGTGGCGAGTTGGTGACAGGTCAGGCGTGTGGTGAGTTGGTGACAGGTCAGGCGTGTGGCGAGTTGGTGACAGGTCAGGCGTGTGGCGAGTTGGTGACAGGTCAGGCGTGTGGCGAGTTGGTGACAGGTCAGGCGTGTGGCGAGTTGGTGACAGGTCAGGCGTGTGGCGAGTTGATGACAGGTCAGGCGTGTGGTGAGTTGATGACAGGTCAGGCGTGTGGTGAGTTGGTGACAGGTCAGGCGTGTGGCGAGTTGGTGACAGGTCAGGCGTGTGGTGAGTTGATGACAGGTCAGGCGTGTGGTGAGTTGATGACAGGTCAGGTGTGTGGTGAGTTGATGACAG GTCAGGCGTGTGGCGAGTTGATGACATGTCAG GTGTGTGGCGAGTTGATGACAG GTCAGGCGTGTGGCGAGTTGATGACAGGTCAGGCGTGTGGTGAGTTGATGACAGGTCAGGCGTGTGGCGAGTTGATGACAGGTCAGGCGTGTGGCGAGTTGATGACAGGTCAGGCGTGTGGCGAGTTGATGACAGGTCAGGCGTGTGGCGAGTTGATGACAGGTCTATGA
- the LOC127925014 gene encoding uncharacterized protein LOC127925014 isoform X13, whose protein sequence is MRDQMCGELMTGQVCGELMTGQACGELMTGQVCGELMTGQVCGELMTGQACGELMTGQACGELVKGQACGELMTGQACGELVTGQACGELMTGQACGELVTGQACGELVTGQACGELVTGQACGELVTGQACGELVTGQACGELVTGQACGELVTGQACGELMTGQACGELMTGQVCGELMTGQACGELVTGQACGELMTGQACGELMTGQACGELMTGQACGELMTGQACGELMTGQACGELMTGQACGELMTGQACGELMTGL, encoded by the exons ATGAGGGACCAGATGTGTGGTGAGTTGATGACAGGTCAGGTGTGTGGCGAGTTGATGACAGGTCAGGCGTGTGGTGAGTTGATGACAGGTCAGGTGTGTGGTGAGTTGATGACAGGTCAGGTGTGTGGTGAGTTGATGACAGGTCAGGCGTGTGGCGAGTTGATGACAGGTCAGGCGTGTGGTGAGTTGGTGAAAGGTCAGGCGTGTGGCGAGTTGATGACAGGTCAGGCGTGTGGCGAGTTGGTGACAG GTCAGGCGTGTGGCGAGTTGATGACAGGTCAGGCGTGTGGCGAGTTGGTGACAGGTCAGGCGTGTGGTGAGTTGGTGACAGGTCAGGCGTGTGGCGAGTTGGTGACAGGTCAGGCGTGTGGCGAGTTGGTGACAGGTCAGGCGTGTGGCGAGTTGGTGACAGGTCAGGCGTGTGGCGAGTTGGTGACAG GTCAGGCGTGTGGCGAGTTGGTGACAGGTCAGGCGTGTGGTGAGTTGATGACAGGTCAGGCGTGTGGTGAGTTGATGACAGGTCAGGTGTGTGGTGAGTTGATGACAGGTCAGGCGTGTGGTGAGTTGGTGACAGGTCAGGCGTGTGGTGAGTTGATGACAG GTCAGGCGTGTGGTGAGTTGATGACAG GTCAGGCGTGTGGCGAGTTGATGACAGGTCAGGCGTGTGGTGAGTTGATGACAGGTCAGGCGTGTGGCGAGTTGATGACAGGTCAGGCGTGTGGCGAGTTGATGACAGGTCAGGCGTGTGGCGAGTTGATGACAGGTCAGGCGTGTGGCGAGTTGATGACAGGTCTATGA
- the LOC127925014 gene encoding uncharacterized protein LOC127925014 isoform X20, with protein MRDQMCGELMTGQVCGELMTGQACGELMTGQVCGELMTGQVCGELMTGQACGELMTGQACGELVKGQACGELMTGQACGELVTGQACGELMTGQACGELVTGQACGELVTGQACGELVTGQACGELVTGQACGELVTGQACGELVTGQACGELMTGQACGELMTGQVCGELMTGQACGELVTGQACGELMTGQACGELMTGQACGELMTGQACGELMTGQACGELMTGQACGELMTGQACGELMTGQACGELMTGL; from the exons ATGAGGGACCAGATGTGTGGTGAGTTGATGACAGGTCAGGTGTGTGGCGAGTTGATGACAGGTCAGGCGTGTGGTGAGTTGATGACAGGTCAGGTGTGTGGTGAGTTGATGACAGGTCAGGTGTGTGGTGAGTTGATGACAGGTCAGGCGTGTGGCGAGTTGATGACAGGTCAGGCGTGTGGTGAGTTGGTGAAAGGTCAGGCGTGTGGCGAGTTGATGACAGGTCAGGCGTGTGGCGAGTTGGTGACAG GTCAGGCGTGTGGCGAGTTGATGACAGGTCAGGCGTGTGGCGAGTTGGTGACAGGTCAGGCGTGTGGTGAGTTGGTGACAGGTCAGGCGTGTGGCGAGTTGGTGACAGGTCAGGCGTGTGGCGAGTTGGTGACAGGTCAGGCGTGTGGCGAGTTGGTGACAGGTCAGGCGTGTGGCGAGTTGGTGACAG GTCAGGCGTGTGGTGAGTTGATGACAGGTCAGGCGTGTGGTGAGTTGATGACAGGTCAGGTGTGTGGTGAGTTGATGACAGGTCAGGCGTGTGGTGAGTTGGTGACAGGTCAGGCGTGTGGTGAGTTGATGACAG GTCAGGCGTGTGGTGAGTTGATGACAG GTCAGGCGTGTGGCGAGTTGATGACAGGTCAGGCGTGTGGTGAGTTGATGACAGGTCAGGCGTGTGGCGAGTTGATGACAGGTCAGGCGTGTGGCGAGTTGATGACAGGTCAGGCGTGTGGCGAGTTGATGACAGGTCAGGCGTGTGGCGAGTTGATGACAGGTCTATGA
- the LOC127925014 gene encoding uncharacterized protein LOC127925014 isoform X4, whose product MRDQMCGELMTGQVCGELMTGQACGELMTGQVCGELMTGQVCGELMTGQACGELMTGQACGELVKGQACGELMTGQACGELVTGQACGELMTGQACGELVTGQACGELVTGQACGELVTGQACGELVTGQACGELVTGQACGELVTGQACGELMTGQACGELMTGQACGELVTGQACGELVTGQACGELMTGQACGELMTGQACGELMTGQVCGELMTGQACGELMTGQACGELMTGQACGELMTGQACGELMTGQACGELMTGQACGELMTGQACGELMTGL is encoded by the exons ATGAGGGACCAGATGTGTGGTGAGTTGATGACAGGTCAGGTGTGTGGCGAGTTGATGACAGGTCAGGCGTGTGGTGAGTTGATGACAGGTCAGGTGTGTGGTGAGTTGATGACAGGTCAGGTGTGTGGTGAGTTGATGACAGGTCAGGCGTGTGGCGAGTTGATGACAGGTCAGGCGTGTGGTGAGTTGGTGAAAGGTCAGGCGTGTGGCGAGTTGATGACAGGTCAGGCGTGTGGCGAGTTGGTGACAG GTCAGGCGTGTGGCGAGTTGATGACAGGTCAGGCGTGTGGCGAGTTGGTGACAGGTCAGGCGTGTGGTGAGTTGGTGACAGGTCAGGCGTGTGGCGAGTTGGTGACAGGTCAGGCGTGTGGCGAGTTGGTGACAGGTCAGGCGTGTGGCGAGTTGGTGACAGGTCAGGCGTGTGGCGAGTTGGTGACAGGTCAGGCGTGTGGCGAGTTGATGACAGGTCAGGCGTGTGGTGAGTTGATGACAGGTCAGGCGTGTGGTGAGTTGGTGACAGGTCAGGCGTGTGGCGAGTTGGTGACAGGTCAGGCGTGTGGTGAGTTGATGACAGGTCAGGCGTGTGGTGAGTTGATGACAGGTCAG GCGTGTGGTGAGTTGATGACAGGTCAGGTGTGTGGCGAGTTGATGACAGGTCAGGCGTGTGGTGAGTTGATGACAG GTCAGGCGTGTGGCGAGTTGATGACAGGTCAGGCGTGTGGTGAGTTGATGACAGGTCAGGCGTGTGGCGAGTTGATGACAGGTCAGGCGTGTGGCGAGTTGATGACAGGTCAGGCGTGTGGCGAGTTGATGACAGGTCAGGCGTGTGGCGAGTTGATGACAGGTCTATGA